Proteins encoded in a region of the Nostoc sp. UHCC 0926 genome:
- a CDS encoding RidA family protein, whose protein sequence is MNKIEFFVTPGYGERLLNGLHYSQAVKTGDRVETSGQGGWDDDLQIPESLTDEIAQAFRNVERTLATAGASWEHVVHVNSYHVGGFPPEVNDVMVRLYRHYMPNHAPIWTQVGVAALGLPTMRIEIRVTAIVP, encoded by the coding sequence ATGAATAAGATCGAGTTTTTTGTCACCCCCGGTTATGGAGAACGCCTGCTGAATGGATTGCATTACTCGCAAGCGGTAAAAACTGGCGATCGAGTGGAGACATCAGGACAAGGCGGCTGGGATGACGATCTGCAAATTCCCGAATCGCTCACGGACGAGATTGCTCAGGCGTTTCGGAACGTAGAGCGAACCTTGGCGACTGCCGGTGCTAGTTGGGAGCATGTTGTCCACGTCAATTCTTACCACGTTGGAGGGTTTCCCCCGGAGGTTAATGATGTGATGGTTAGGCTATATCGCCATTACATGCCCAACCACGCCCCCATTTGGACACAGGTAGGAGTCGCGGCACTTGGACTTCCGACGATGCGTATTGAAATCCGCGTTACTGCAATTGTTCCGTGA